The Pantoea phytobeneficialis genome has a segment encoding these proteins:
- the ribD gene encoding bifunctional diaminohydroxyphosphoribosylaminopyrimidine deaminase/5-amino-6-(5-phosphoribosylamino)uracil reductase RibD has translation MIDERYMARALELARRGCFTTTPNPNVGCVIVRDGEIVGEGWHHRAGEPHAEVHALRMAGEKARGATAYVTLEPCSHHGRTPPCCDALIAAGVSRVVAAMQDPNPQVAGRGLYRLQQAGIAVSHGLMMNEAEAINRGFLKRMRTGFPWIQLKLGASLDGRTAMASGESQWITSAAARRDVQRFRAQSSAILTTSATVLADNPALTVRWSELNDEVRQQLDEQQLRQPVRVVIDSQQRVTPQHRLVNQAGETWLMRSEADQQAWPETVSQIVVPQRESQLDLVAMMMLLGQRQINSVWVEAGASLAGALLQAGLVDELIVYMAPKLLGNAARGLCELAGLEHLADAPALNFSDVRLVGEDLRLTLTPR, from the coding sequence ATGATCGACGAACGCTATATGGCGCGCGCGCTGGAACTGGCGCGTCGCGGATGTTTTACCACCACGCCAAACCCGAATGTTGGCTGTGTGATTGTGCGGGACGGCGAAATCGTCGGCGAAGGCTGGCATCATCGCGCGGGCGAACCGCATGCGGAAGTGCATGCGCTGCGCATGGCGGGAGAGAAAGCCAGGGGCGCAACCGCCTATGTCACGCTTGAACCCTGTAGCCATCATGGTCGCACGCCACCCTGCTGCGATGCGTTGATCGCCGCCGGCGTCAGCCGGGTGGTCGCGGCGATGCAAGACCCCAATCCGCAGGTCGCCGGTCGTGGCCTGTATCGTCTGCAACAGGCGGGTATTGCGGTGAGCCACGGTTTGATGATGAATGAGGCTGAGGCGATCAATCGCGGTTTCCTGAAACGGATGCGTACCGGTTTCCCGTGGATCCAACTTAAATTGGGCGCGTCACTCGATGGCCGTACCGCTATGGCGAGTGGCGAAAGCCAGTGGATCACCTCGGCAGCCGCAAGGCGCGATGTGCAACGTTTTCGTGCCCAGAGTTCGGCTATTCTTACCACCAGTGCCACGGTGCTGGCGGATAACCCTGCACTGACGGTGCGCTGGAGTGAACTGAATGATGAGGTTCGTCAGCAACTGGACGAGCAGCAACTGCGTCAGCCAGTGCGGGTGGTGATTGACAGCCAGCAGCGCGTGACTCCGCAGCATCGTTTGGTCAACCAGGCGGGCGAAACCTGGCTGATGCGCAGTGAAGCCGATCAACAAGCCTGGCCGGAGACGGTGTCGCAGATTGTGGTGCCGCAGCGTGAGAGCCAACTGGACCTGGTGGCGATGATGATGTTGCTCGGTCAACGGCAAATTAACAGCGTGTGGGTCGAAGCGGGTGCATCGCTTGCCGGTGCGCTGTTGCAGGCGGGACTGGTGGATGAGCTGATTGTCTACATGGCACCGAAACTGCTGGGTAATGCCGCTCGTGGCTTGTGTGAATTAGCGGGTCTGGAACATCTGGCCGATGCGCCAGCCCTGAATTTTAGTGACGTGCGCCTGGTGGGTGAAGACTTGCGTCTGACGCTCACCCCGCGCTGA
- the secF gene encoding protein translocase subunit SecF, with product MAQEYNIEQLNHGRKVIDFMRWDTLAFIISALLIVASVAIVGVRGFNWGLDFTGGTVIEINLEKPADLDTLRVALVKAGFDEPLVQNFGSSRDVMVRMAPVQGPAGQELGNKVVSVINETAQQNATVKRIEFVGPSVGSDLAQAGAMALLSALIAILIYIGFRFEWRLALGTVLALAHDVIITCGILALTHIEIDLTIVASLMSVIGYSLNDKIVVSDRIRENFRKIRRGSSYDITNVSLTQTLSRTLITSLTTLAMILILFIFGGALLKGFSLTMLIGVTIGTISSIYVSSALALKLGMKREHMLVQKVEKEGADQPSIMP from the coding sequence GTGGCACAGGAATACAATATTGAGCAGCTGAACCACGGGCGTAAAGTCATTGACTTTATGCGCTGGGACACGCTTGCCTTTATCATCTCCGCCTTGCTGATTGTGGCGTCTGTCGCCATCGTTGGTGTGCGTGGCTTCAACTGGGGCCTCGACTTTACCGGCGGAACGGTGATTGAGATCAACCTGGAAAAACCGGCCGATCTGGATACCCTGCGCGTTGCGCTGGTGAAAGCGGGTTTTGATGAGCCGTTGGTACAGAACTTTGGCAGCAGCCGTGACGTGATGGTGCGTATGGCTCCGGTGCAAGGTCCGGCAGGCCAGGAATTGGGCAACAAAGTGGTGTCGGTGATTAACGAAACCGCACAGCAGAATGCCACCGTGAAGCGTATCGAGTTCGTGGGTCCGAGCGTGGGCAGCGATCTGGCGCAGGCGGGGGCGATGGCGCTGTTGTCGGCGCTGATCGCGATTCTGATCTACATCGGTTTCCGCTTTGAGTGGCGTCTGGCACTGGGTACCGTACTGGCGCTGGCCCATGACGTGATCATCACCTGCGGCATCCTGGCGTTGACCCACATCGAAATCGATCTGACCATCGTGGCATCCCTGATGTCGGTGATTGGTTACTCGCTTAACGATAAGATCGTGGTTTCCGACCGTATTCGTGAGAACTTCCGCAAGATCCGTCGCGGTTCTTCATACGATATCACTAACGTGTCGTTGACCCAGACGTTGAGCCGTACCCTGATCACCTCGCTGACAACGCTGGCGATGATCCTGATTCTGTTCATCTTTGGTGGTGCGCTGCTGAAAGGCTTCTCGCTGACCATGCTGATTGGTGTGACCATTGGTACCATCTCATCAATCTATGTCTCTTCGGCGCTGGCGCTGAAACTGGGCATGAAGCGTGAACATATGCTGGTGCAGAAAGTGGAGAAAGAGGGCGCTGATCAGCCTTCAATCATGCCGTAA
- the secD gene encoding protein translocase subunit SecD, translated as MLNRYPLWKYIMLVVVILVGLLYALPNLYGEDPAVQITGARGGAASEQTLDQIQSVLQKDNIQSKSLVLENGAILARFANTDVQLRAREAITNVLGENYVVALNLAPATPRWLSMLAAEPMKLGLDLRGGVHFLMEVDMDTALSKLQEQNADGLRSDLRDKGIPYVNVNKIANYGVEIRFRDGTSRDAAISYLSPRHQDLVISSQGSDTLRAVMTDARLSEAREYAVQQNINILRNRVNQLGVAEPLVQRQGSDRIVVELPGIQDTARAKEILGATATLEFRLVNTTVDPSAAASGRVPGDSEVKMTREGQPVVLYKRVILTGDHITDSTSSMDEYNQPQVNISLDGAGGNIMSNFTKDNIGKPMATLFVEYKDSGKKDANGRAILVKQEEVINVANIQSRLGNSFRITGISNPNEARQLSLLLRAGALIAPIQIVEERTIGPTMGQQNITQGLEACLWGLIASIIFMVVFYKKFGLIATSALLCNLVLIVGIMSLLPGATLTMPGIAGIVLTLAVAVDANVLINERIKEELRNGRSVQQAIHEGYKGAFSSIVDANVTTLIKVIILYAVGTGSIKGFAITTAIGIATSMFTAIVGTRAIVNLVYGGKRINKLSI; from the coding sequence GTGTTAAACCGTTATCCTTTGTGGAAGTACATCATGCTGGTCGTCGTGATTCTCGTCGGCCTGCTCTATGCGCTTCCCAACCTTTATGGTGAGGATCCGGCCGTTCAAATCACTGGTGCGCGCGGTGGCGCCGCCAGTGAGCAAACGTTGGATCAGATCCAGTCTGTTTTACAAAAAGATAATATCCAGAGCAAATCCCTCGTTCTGGAAAATGGCGCGATTCTTGCGCGCTTTGCGAACACGGATGTGCAGTTGCGCGCCCGTGAAGCGATTACGAATGTCCTTGGCGAGAACTACGTTGTAGCACTTAACCTGGCACCGGCTACGCCGCGCTGGTTGAGCATGCTGGCCGCAGAACCGATGAAGCTCGGCCTTGACCTGCGTGGCGGTGTTCACTTCCTGATGGAAGTCGACATGGATACCGCGCTGAGCAAATTGCAGGAACAGAATGCAGATGGTCTGCGCAGCGACCTGCGCGACAAAGGCATTCCCTACGTTAACGTGAATAAAATCGCTAACTATGGCGTGGAAATCCGTTTCCGTGACGGCACCAGCCGTGATGCGGCCATCAGCTATCTGTCTCCACGTCATCAGGATCTGGTGATCTCCAGCCAGGGCAGCGATACCCTGCGCGCGGTGATGACTGATGCACGCCTGAGTGAAGCACGCGAATATGCGGTGCAGCAGAACATCAATATCCTGCGTAACCGTGTTAACCAGCTTGGCGTCGCTGAACCGCTGGTACAGCGTCAGGGTTCTGACCGCATCGTGGTTGAACTGCCAGGTATTCAGGATACTGCTCGCGCCAAAGAGATTCTGGGTGCTACGGCAACCCTCGAATTCCGTCTGGTGAACACCACGGTTGATCCAAGTGCGGCGGCCAGTGGTCGTGTGCCGGGTGATTCTGAAGTGAAAATGACGCGTGAAGGCCAGCCGGTGGTGCTGTACAAGCGCGTGATTCTGACCGGTGACCATATCACCGATTCCACGTCCAGCATGGATGAGTACAACCAGCCGCAGGTGAACATTTCACTGGATGGCGCGGGCGGTAACATCATGTCTAACTTCACCAAGGACAATATCGGTAAACCGATGGCGACCCTGTTTGTGGAGTACAAGGACAGCGGCAAGAAAGATGCCAATGGCCGTGCGATTCTGGTGAAACAGGAAGAAGTGATTAACGTGGCGAACATTCAGTCGCGCCTCGGCAACAGCTTCCGTATCACCGGTATCAGCAACCCGAACGAAGCCCGTCAGCTGTCGCTGCTGCTGCGTGCCGGTGCGTTGATTGCGCCAATTCAGATTGTGGAAGAGCGTACCATCGGCCCAACTATGGGTCAGCAGAACATCACGCAGGGTCTCGAAGCCTGTCTGTGGGGTCTGATCGCTTCCATTATCTTTATGGTGGTGTTCTATAAGAAATTTGGTCTGATCGCGACCAGCGCACTGCTGTGCAACCTGGTGTTGATCGTTGGCATCATGTCACTGCTGCCAGGTGCGACACTCACCATGCCGGGTATTGCCGGTATCGTGTTGACGCTGGCGGTGGCGGTGGATGCGAACGTACTGATTAACGAACGTATTAAAGAAGAGTTGCGCAACGGTCGTTCCGTGCAGCAGGCGATTCATGAAGGCTACAAAGGTGCCTTCTCCAGTATCGTCGACGCTAACGTTACGACGCTGATTAAAGTCATCATTCTTTATGCGGTCGGTACCGGTTCAATCAAAGGTTTTGCGATTACCACCGCTATCGGTATCGCGACCTCCATGTTTACCGCTATCGTCGGCACCCGTGCCATCGTTAACCTGGTGTACGGCGGCAAACGCATCAACAAGCTGTCTATCTAA
- a CDS encoding ACP phosphodiesterase, with the protein MNFLAHLHLAQLADSSLLGNLMADFVRGNPHQQWSTPIADGILLHRRLDSLTDSLPEVREARQWFRAETRRVAPITLDVIWDHFLARHWDQFHPAQSLAAFSAAAEREITPQLSGTPEGFVELNAIMWRERWLEHYAEPTRLARVLNGMAMRRPRLAALRDSYQDFVENYAALEQQFFQLYPRLMELARTQQL; encoded by the coding sequence ATGAACTTTCTCGCTCACCTCCATCTGGCCCAGTTGGCTGACAGCTCGCTGCTTGGCAACTTAATGGCCGACTTTGTACGCGGCAACCCCCATCAGCAATGGTCAACTCCGATTGCCGACGGCATTTTGCTGCATCGACGTCTCGATAGCCTGACTGATAGCCTGCCGGAAGTACGCGAAGCACGGCAATGGTTCCGCGCCGAAACCCGCCGCGTGGCACCAATCACCCTCGATGTCATCTGGGACCATTTCCTTGCACGGCACTGGGATCAGTTCCATCCTGCCCAGTCACTGGCCGCTTTTTCCGCGGCGGCAGAGCGGGAAATTACGCCGCAGTTATCGGGTACACCGGAAGGCTTTGTCGAGTTGAACGCGATAATGTGGCGCGAGCGCTGGCTGGAACATTACGCTGAACCCACCCGTCTGGCGCGCGTGCTGAATGGCATGGCGATGCGTCGTCCCCGTCTCGCCGCGTTACGCGATTCGTATCAGGATTTCGTCGAAAATTATGCCGCACTGGAGCAACAATTCTTCCAGCTTTATCCGCGACTGATGGAACTGGCACGTACGCAGCAGCTGTAA
- the tgt gene encoding tRNA guanosine(34) transglycosylase Tgt: MKFELDTTDGRARRGRLIFDRGVVETPAFMPVGTYGTVKGMTPEEVQDTGAQIILGNTFHLWLRPGQEIMKLHGDLHDFMQWKGPILTDSGGFQVFSLGDIRKITESGVHFRNPINGDPIFLDPEKSMEIQFDLGSDIVMIFDECTPYPADWDYAKRSMEMSLRWAKRSRDRFDSLGNKNALFGIIQGSVYEDLRDVSVKGLVEIGFDGYAVGGLAVGEPKEDMHRILEHVCPQIPHDKPRYLMGVGKPEDLVEGVRRGIDMFDCVMPTRNARNGHLFVTDGVVKIRNAKHKDDTSPLDAECDCYTCRNYSRAYLHHLDRCNEILGARLNTIHNLRYYQRLMAGLRQAIEEGKLEHFVSEFYQRTGKAVPPLNV, from the coding sequence GTGAAATTTGAGTTAGACACAACTGACGGGCGCGCGCGCCGTGGCCGTCTGATTTTTGATCGTGGCGTGGTGGAAACCCCGGCATTTATGCCTGTGGGCACCTACGGCACCGTCAAAGGCATGACGCCGGAAGAAGTGCAGGATACCGGTGCACAAATCATCCTCGGCAACACCTTCCATCTGTGGCTGCGTCCGGGCCAGGAGATCATGAAGTTGCATGGCGATCTGCATGATTTCATGCAGTGGAAAGGACCAATCCTGACCGATTCGGGAGGTTTCCAGGTGTTTAGCCTCGGTGATATCCGTAAGATCACCGAATCGGGTGTGCATTTCCGTAACCCGATCAATGGCGATCCGATTTTCCTCGATCCGGAAAAATCGATGGAAATTCAGTTCGATCTTGGCTCCGACATCGTGATGATTTTCGACGAATGTACGCCTTATCCGGCTGACTGGGACTACGCGAAGCGTTCAATGGAAATGTCGTTGCGCTGGGCGAAACGTAGCCGTGACCGTTTTGATTCACTCGGTAACAAAAATGCGCTGTTTGGCATCATTCAGGGTAGTGTTTACGAAGATTTACGTGATGTCTCCGTGAAAGGTCTGGTAGAGATTGGCTTTGATGGGTACGCTGTGGGCGGCCTGGCGGTGGGTGAACCGAAAGAGGACATGCACCGCATCCTGGAGCACGTCTGTCCGCAAATTCCGCACGACAAACCGCGTTATTTGATGGGCGTTGGCAAGCCGGAAGATCTGGTGGAAGGCGTTCGTCGCGGTATCGATATGTTTGACTGCGTTATGCCGACGCGCAACGCGCGTAACGGTCACCTGTTTGTCACCGATGGTGTGGTGAAAATCCGTAATGCGAAGCATAAAGATGACACCTCGCCACTGGATGCAGAGTGTGATTGTTACACCTGTCGCAATTACAGCCGTGCCTACTTGCATCATCTCGACCGCTGTAACGAAATACTGGGCGCGCGTCTCAATACCATCCACAATCTGCGCTATTACCAGCGTCTGATGGCGGGTTTACGCCAGGCCATCGAAGAGGGTAAATTAGAGCACTTTGTTAGCGAGTTCTACCAACGGACGGGCAAAGCGGTTCCGCCGTTAAACGTCTGA
- a CDS encoding inositol monophosphatase family protein — protein sequence MSSASLTELDARYHFARDVATAAASRAFSWYQQRQQLVVEHKKDPQDVVSEADRNVEQLIKYMITERFPDDAVLGEESGGDTQGARFVWVVDPIDGTSSFINGLHNWCVSLAIVCEDEAVIGVVCDPNHHELFHACRGKGAWVNDKRIQAHSAQQLNQGVLGISSSNSQPAEPLTSFISALLHQGGMFIRTGSGALMSAWAAAGRLIGYYEAHMNPWDGLPGIVLMREAGGVTNDYLHNDGLKNGNPVLLANATLYPQLKAMLPASFPL from the coding sequence ATGTCATCAGCATCACTTACTGAACTTGACGCGCGTTACCACTTTGCTCGTGATGTCGCCACCGCCGCTGCCAGCCGCGCCTTCTCCTGGTATCAGCAACGTCAGCAACTGGTGGTCGAGCACAAGAAGGACCCACAGGATGTGGTCAGCGAAGCTGATCGTAATGTCGAACAACTGATTAAGTACATGATCACCGAGCGTTTTCCGGATGATGCGGTGTTGGGTGAGGAGAGTGGCGGCGATACCCAGGGTGCCCGTTTTGTCTGGGTGGTTGATCCGATTGACGGCACCAGCAGCTTCATTAACGGTCTGCATAACTGGTGCGTATCGCTGGCTATCGTGTGTGAAGATGAGGCGGTAATTGGCGTGGTGTGCGATCCCAATCATCACGAGCTGTTCCACGCCTGCCGTGGCAAAGGTGCCTGGGTTAACGACAAACGGATTCAGGCCCACAGCGCCCAACAGCTTAATCAGGGCGTACTGGGCATCAGCAGTTCTAACAGCCAGCCCGCTGAACCGCTTACCAGCTTTATCTCCGCACTGCTGCACCAGGGTGGCATGTTTATACGCACCGGTTCGGGCGCATTGATGAGCGCCTGGGCAGCCGCCGGGCGTTTGATTGGCTATTACGAAGCGCATATGAATCCGTGGGATGGCCTGCCCGGCATCGTGCTGATGCGTGAAGCGGGTGGCGTCACCAATGATTATCTGCACAATGACGGGCTGAAGAACGGTAATCCGGTACTGCTCGCCAATGCGACGCTTTATCCACAATTAAAAGCGATGCTGCCTGCCTCTTTCCCCTTGTAA
- the yajC gene encoding preprotein translocase subunit YajC — MSFFISDAVAAAGAPSQGSPYSLVIMLVVFGLIFYFMILRPQQKRSKEHKKLMDSISKGDEVLTNGGLVGRVTKVAETGYIAIALNDTTEVVIKRDFVAAVLPKGTMKAL, encoded by the coding sequence ATGAGCTTTTTCATTTCTGACGCTGTGGCTGCAGCAGGCGCACCGTCGCAGGGAAGTCCTTATTCTCTGGTGATCATGCTGGTGGTCTTTGGTCTGATCTTTTACTTCATGATTCTGCGTCCGCAGCAGAAGCGTTCCAAAGAGCACAAGAAGTTGATGGATTCCATCTCCAAAGGAGATGAAGTGCTGACCAATGGTGGTCTGGTAGGTCGCGTGACTAAAGTTGCTGAAACCGGCTACATCGCTATCGCCCTGAACGACACCACTGAAGTAGTGATTAAACGTGATTTCGTGGCTGCCGTTCTGCCGAAAGGCACCATGAAGGCGCTGTAA
- the nrdR gene encoding transcriptional regulator NrdR: MHCPFCSAVDTKVIDSRLVSEGSSVRRRRQCLVCHERFTTFEVAELVMPRVVKSNDVREPFNEDKLSSGMMKALEKRPVSADAVESAVNHIKTQLRATGEREIPSKLIGNLVMDELKKLDKVAYIRFASVYRSFEDIRDFGEEIARLQD, encoded by the coding sequence ATGCATTGCCCATTCTGCTCCGCTGTGGACACCAAAGTGATAGATTCGCGCCTGGTCAGTGAAGGCTCTTCGGTGCGTCGCCGTCGCCAGTGTCTGGTGTGTCATGAGCGTTTTACCACCTTTGAAGTGGCTGAACTGGTGATGCCGCGCGTGGTGAAAAGCAACGATGTGCGTGAACCCTTTAACGAAGATAAACTCAGCAGCGGCATGATGAAGGCACTGGAGAAGCGTCCGGTGAGTGCCGATGCGGTGGAGAGCGCCGTCAACCATATCAAAACGCAACTTCGTGCCACCGGCGAGCGCGAAATCCCCAGCAAGCTGATTGGCAATCTGGTGATGGACGAGCTAAAGAAACTCGACAAAGTGGCCTACATTCGCTTCGCGTCGGTTTATCGCAGTTTTGAAGATATTCGTGATTTTGGCGAAGAGATCGCCCGCTTGCAGGATTAA
- the queA gene encoding tRNA preQ1(34) S-adenosylmethionine ribosyltransferase-isomerase QueA has translation MRVADFSFELPESLIAHYPQAQRSGCRLLSLDGPSGALSHGVFTDVLEKLNPGDLLVFNNTRVIPARVYGRKASGGKIEMLVERMLDDKRVLAHVRASKAPKPGAELLLGDDESVKATMVARHDTLFEIAFEDDRAVLDILNSVGHMPLPPYIDRPDEEADRELYQTVYSARPGAVAAPTAGLHFDDPLLQALKAKGVEMAFVTLHVGAGTFQPVRVESIEDHTMHSEYAEVPQEVVDAVLACKARGNKVVAVGTTSVRSLESAAQASKDALIAPFFDDTQIFIYPGYQYQVIDALITNFHLPESTLIMLVSAFAGYQHTMAAYQAAVAEQYRFFSYGDAMFITRNVNAPDESVGS, from the coding sequence ATGCGTGTAGCGGATTTTTCTTTTGAATTGCCGGAATCTTTGATCGCCCATTACCCCCAGGCGCAGCGAAGTGGTTGCCGTCTGTTGTCGCTGGATGGCCCAAGCGGTGCGCTGAGTCATGGCGTGTTTACCGATGTGCTGGAGAAGCTCAATCCGGGCGACCTGCTGGTATTCAATAATACCCGCGTTATCCCGGCGCGCGTTTATGGTCGTAAAGCCAGCGGCGGTAAAATCGAGATGCTGGTGGAGCGCATGCTGGACGACAAACGTGTGCTGGCGCATGTTCGGGCGTCAAAAGCACCGAAGCCGGGTGCAGAATTGCTGCTGGGCGATGACGAAAGTGTCAAAGCGACGATGGTGGCGCGTCACGATACGTTGTTTGAAATTGCGTTCGAAGATGACCGTGCGGTGCTGGATATTCTTAACAGCGTCGGCCATATGCCATTGCCGCCGTACATCGATCGCCCGGACGAAGAAGCTGACCGCGAGTTGTACCAGACGGTGTACAGCGCTCGCCCCGGCGCGGTTGCTGCGCCGACGGCCGGTTTGCACTTCGACGATCCGCTGTTGCAGGCGTTAAAGGCGAAAGGCGTCGAGATGGCCTTTGTCACGCTGCACGTAGGGGCCGGGACCTTCCAGCCGGTGCGTGTGGAGAGTATTGAAGATCACACCATGCACTCCGAATACGCCGAAGTGCCGCAAGAGGTGGTGGATGCGGTGCTGGCCTGTAAAGCTCGCGGCAATAAAGTGGTGGCGGTAGGGACGACCTCGGTACGCTCGCTGGAGAGCGCCGCGCAGGCAAGTAAAGACGCGCTGATTGCACCGTTCTTCGATGATACCCAGATTTTTATCTATCCCGGCTATCAGTATCAGGTGATCGATGCCTTGATCACCAATTTCCACCTGCCGGAATCGACCCTGATTATGCTGGTGTCGGCGTTTGCCGGTTATCAGCACACTATGGCGGCCTATCAGGCGGCGGTGGCTGAGCAGTACCGTTTCTTTAGCTACGGGGATGCCATGTTCATTACCCGTAATGTGAATGCACCTGACGAGAGCGTTGGGTCTTAA
- a CDS encoding DUF3251 domain-containing protein, translating to MTIRMLWAPAALSLLVLSGCSSTPGTKQVTQLHQEVGQLNQQMRQLTNQAAALEIQGQLNSQSNQGAWLLPQSNTPVELQTQLGKLRLSLSQVEGEATGSHANLTIRSTDGKPVPALSATVVWGEMDPASGKPLNAGSLSQTITAPGSLTPRSSVVVPLRLSGLSPDQLGYVRVHDVTGATTP from the coding sequence ATGACGATCAGGATGTTATGGGCGCCAGCAGCGCTTTCTTTGCTGGTACTTAGCGGTTGCAGCTCAACACCCGGCACCAAACAGGTTACTCAGTTACATCAGGAAGTGGGGCAGCTGAATCAGCAAATGCGCCAGTTAACGAATCAGGCCGCTGCACTGGAAATTCAGGGCCAGCTAAATAGCCAATCCAATCAGGGTGCCTGGCTGTTACCTCAGTCCAATACGCCGGTGGAACTGCAAACCCAACTGGGTAAATTACGCCTGTCGCTGAGCCAGGTCGAAGGTGAAGCGACTGGCAGTCACGCCAATCTGACGATCCGCTCGACCGATGGCAAACCGGTTCCGGCGCTGAGTGCGACTGTCGTCTGGGGAGAAATGGACCCGGCCAGCGGTAAACCGTTAAATGCCGGCAGTCTCAGCCAGACCATCACTGCGCCCGGCAGTCTGACGCCACGCAGCTCCGTGGTGGTACCACTGCGCCTGAGCGGCCTTTCACCGGATCAACTTGGCTATGTTCGTGTGCATGATGTGACCGGCGCAACCACGCCGTGA
- a CDS encoding histidine-type phosphatase yields the protein MSVRCSLSVRLLLASFLWLLFGNSQAAEHYQLEKVVEISRHGVRPPTPGNRKEIEAATQRPWTQWTTHDGELTGHGYAAVVNKGRWEGEHYRQLGLLPPGCPTGADIYVRASPLQRTRATAEALVDGAFPGCGVAIHHVDGDIDPLFQSEKEPFAQLDPTKERTALVAKAGDLAALQQQLQPAIQQLRQAVCAPGSDCTAFTRPWQLKETKSGHTWVQGLSVLASMVETLRLGWSENLPLNQLAWGNITSSAQISALLPILTASYDLSNDVPYMAQRRGSILLDAVIKGLEQGINRDGNSSPDTRWLLLVAHDTNIARVRTLMNFSWQLPGYSRGNVPPGSSLVFERWRDTQSGQRFVRIYFQAQSLDDLRHLTPVDDRHPLLRQEWHEKNCRVTEVGTLCPYQSTLDSFRQALDKQAIIPVNYP from the coding sequence ATGTCCGTTCGATGCTCTCTGTCAGTACGCCTGCTGCTGGCAAGTTTTCTGTGGTTGTTGTTCGGCAATAGCCAGGCGGCGGAACACTATCAACTGGAAAAGGTAGTCGAAATCAGCCGACACGGCGTGCGGCCACCGACCCCAGGTAACCGTAAAGAGATCGAAGCCGCCACACAACGCCCCTGGACCCAATGGACCACCCACGATGGTGAGCTGACCGGTCACGGCTACGCCGCGGTGGTTAACAAAGGTCGTTGGGAAGGTGAGCATTACCGTCAACTGGGCTTGCTCCCCCCTGGATGCCCGACTGGTGCGGATATTTACGTACGCGCCAGTCCGTTGCAACGCACGCGCGCCACCGCTGAAGCGTTGGTGGATGGTGCCTTTCCTGGCTGTGGCGTGGCAATTCATCATGTGGATGGCGATATCGATCCGCTGTTCCAGAGCGAAAAGGAGCCATTTGCCCAGCTTGACCCGACCAAAGAACGCACCGCACTGGTCGCCAAAGCCGGTGATTTAGCCGCGCTGCAACAGCAACTCCAGCCCGCCATCCAACAACTCAGGCAGGCAGTATGCGCCCCCGGTAGCGACTGCACGGCATTCACCCGTCCGTGGCAATTAAAAGAAACCAAATCAGGCCATACCTGGGTACAAGGGCTGAGCGTGCTGGCCAGCATGGTCGAAACGCTGCGCCTTGGCTGGAGCGAAAACCTGCCGTTAAACCAACTGGCCTGGGGCAATATCACCTCTTCCGCTCAGATCAGCGCCTTGTTGCCGATTCTGACCGCCAGCTATGACCTCAGCAACGATGTCCCCTACATGGCGCAACGCCGTGGCTCGATCTTGCTGGATGCGGTGATAAAAGGGCTGGAACAAGGCATCAACCGCGACGGCAATAGCTCACCGGATACCCGCTGGTTACTGCTGGTGGCGCACGATACCAATATCGCGCGGGTGCGCACCCTGATGAACTTCAGTTGGCAGCTCCCGGGATATTCGCGCGGCAATGTCCCGCCCGGCAGCAGCCTGGTGTTTGAACGCTGGCGCGATACACAAAGCGGACAACGTTTCGTGCGTATCTATTTCCAGGCACAAAGCCTCGATGACCTGCGACATTTAACGCCGGTGGATGATCGTCATCCGTTACTGCGTCAGGAGTGGCATGAGAAAAACTGTAGAGTGACGGAAGTCGGCACCTTATGTCCTTATCAATCCACCCTGGATTCCTTCCGGCAGGCGCTGGATAAGCAGGCCATTATTCCCGTCAATTATCCGTAG